Proteins from a genomic interval of Streptomyces fodineus:
- a CDS encoding LLM class flavin-dependent oxidoreductase: MRTATTIEASGGESWAEQADFVVEAEKIGLDICWVAEAWGSDAPSALGYYAARTDRMLLGSGVIQLGTRTPAAVAQTAITLSNLSGGRFLLGLGASGPQVMEGLHGVPFARPLRRMRETVEIVQRLFDGGKLAYAGGEFTIPLPGGEAVPMRLSMRAEHRIPLYLAALSPAMLRLTGEVADGWLGTSFVPEGADDAYFTHLDEGLVRSGRTRGDLDVCQGAEVAFAPDEEALGAMTARRKKELAFSLGGMGSASTNFYNSAYSRQGWAEVAAAVRERWQAGDRDGAAALVTDDMVLGTTLIGTEAMVRERLRVWRAAGVDTVRLYPAGDTLQARLATLARAIELVREVDGTS, encoded by the coding sequence ATGCGTACGGCCACCACGATCGAGGCCTCGGGCGGCGAAAGCTGGGCCGAGCAGGCGGACTTCGTCGTCGAAGCAGAGAAGATCGGCCTGGACATCTGCTGGGTGGCCGAGGCCTGGGGCTCCGACGCTCCCTCGGCACTGGGCTACTACGCCGCGCGCACCGACCGGATGCTGCTGGGCTCCGGTGTCATACAACTGGGCACCCGCACTCCGGCCGCCGTCGCACAGACCGCCATCACGCTGTCCAACCTGTCCGGCGGACGCTTCCTGCTCGGCCTGGGGGCCTCGGGTCCGCAAGTGATGGAGGGACTGCACGGGGTGCCGTTCGCCCGGCCGCTGCGCCGTATGCGGGAAACCGTCGAGATCGTCCAACGGCTGTTCGACGGCGGCAAACTCGCCTACGCGGGAGGGGAGTTCACCATCCCACTGCCCGGCGGCGAAGCGGTTCCCATGCGACTGTCGATGCGGGCCGAGCACCGGATCCCCCTGTATCTGGCCGCACTGTCACCGGCCATGCTGCGTCTCACCGGGGAGGTGGCCGACGGCTGGCTGGGCACCAGTTTCGTACCCGAAGGCGCGGACGACGCCTACTTCACCCACCTCGACGAGGGCCTGGTCCGCAGCGGCCGAACACGCGGCGACCTGGACGTCTGTCAGGGCGCCGAGGTCGCCTTCGCACCCGACGAGGAAGCCCTCGGCGCGATGACCGCGCGCCGCAAGAAGGAACTGGCCTTCAGCCTGGGCGGCATGGGTTCGGCGTCCACCAACTTCTACAACAGCGCCTACAGCCGTCAGGGCTGGGCCGAGGTCGCCGCCGCGGTGCGCGAGCGGTGGCAGGCCGGCGACCGGGACGGTGCGGCGGCGCTGGTGACCGACGACATGGTGCTGGGTACGACACTGATCGGCACCGAAGCCATGGTGCGCGAGCGCCTCCGGGTGTGGCGGGCCGCCGGAGTCGACACCGTGCGCCTGTACCCGGCCGGTGACACCCTTCAGGCCCGCCTCGCCACCTTGGCCAGGGCGATCGAGCTGGTCCGCGAGGTCGACGGCACCTCATGA
- a CDS encoding winged helix-turn-helix transcriptional regulator, producing MKRTSFANWPCSVARTLDLLGDQWTPLVVREAFYGIRRFDEFQQELGIARNTLTDRLRRLVEEGVLEKRLYETEPPRYDYVLTEKGRDLFTVLAAMSRWGDRWLAGEEGVPVVFHHDACDHDTTAEVVCSACRRPLVAQETSMRMGPGYPERLKRRPDVRRRFNTA from the coding sequence ATGAAACGAACATCGTTCGCCAACTGGCCGTGCTCCGTCGCGCGCACCCTCGACCTGCTGGGTGACCAGTGGACTCCTCTGGTCGTACGGGAAGCGTTCTACGGCATCCGCCGCTTCGACGAGTTCCAGCAGGAACTGGGCATCGCGCGCAACACCCTGACCGACCGGCTGCGCCGCCTGGTGGAGGAGGGGGTGCTGGAGAAGCGGCTGTACGAAACCGAACCACCGCGCTACGACTACGTCCTCACGGAGAAGGGACGCGACCTCTTCACCGTGCTGGCCGCGATGTCCAGGTGGGGCGACCGGTGGCTGGCCGGTGAGGAGGGCGTCCCGGTGGTGTTCCATCACGACGCGTGCGACCACGACACCACGGCGGAGGTGGTGTGCTCCGCGTGCCGAAGGCCCCTGGTGGCCCAGGAGACATCGATGCGGATGGGCCCCGGTTATCCCGAGCGGCTCAAGCGCCGGCCGGACGTACGACGCCGCTTCAACACCGCCTGA
- a CDS encoding response regulator transcription factor — MSDTACPGAVLVVDDDAAIRRSLERGLRLNGFVVHTAADGPAALAAIEQAPPDVLVLDVSMPGMSGIEVCTRLRGAGRDLPVLMLSALDETADRIAGLQAGGDDYLVKPFALQELVLRLHALLRRRPPADRAVLRVADLVMDPGARTAERAGRPMELTRREFELLEVLARNAGLVLTRDQLLERVWGYDFDVRTDAVDTFVSYLRRKLEADGRSRLIHTVRGVGFVLRETRDTP, encoded by the coding sequence ATGAGTGACACCGCGTGTCCCGGGGCGGTGCTGGTCGTCGACGACGACGCGGCGATCCGGCGGTCGCTGGAGCGCGGCCTCAGGCTGAACGGCTTCGTGGTGCACACCGCCGCCGACGGACCCGCGGCGCTCGCCGCGATCGAGCAGGCGCCGCCCGACGTCCTGGTGCTCGATGTGTCGATGCCCGGTATGAGCGGCATCGAGGTGTGCACCCGGCTCCGCGGCGCGGGCCGGGACCTGCCCGTGCTCATGCTCTCCGCCCTGGACGAGACGGCCGACCGTATCGCCGGACTCCAGGCGGGCGGCGACGACTACCTGGTCAAGCCGTTCGCCCTGCAGGAACTGGTGCTGCGGTTGCACGCGCTGCTGCGCCGCCGGCCGCCCGCCGACCGGGCGGTGCTGCGGGTGGCGGACCTGGTCATGGACCCGGGGGCGCGCACCGCAGAACGGGCCGGCCGCCCCATGGAGTTGACCCGCCGCGAGTTCGAACTCCTCGAGGTGCTCGCCCGCAACGCGGGACTCGTCCTCACCCGCGACCAGCTCCTGGAACGCGTGTGGGGCTACGACTTCGACGTGCGCACCGACGCCGTCGACACATTCGTCAGCTACCTACGGCGCAAACTCGAGGCCGATGGACGCTCCCGGCTGATCCACACCGTGCGCGGAGTCGGCTTCGTGCTCAGGGAGACGAGGGACACGCCGTGA
- a CDS encoding DUF4177 domain-containing protein encodes MSSGYAYEYKVVTFRESLIGDALDSDKLEKVLNKHAEDGWGLKAITSADVKGRIGPGAVEGLLLTFERVRG; translated from the coding sequence ATGAGCAGCGGCTACGCGTACGAGTACAAGGTCGTCACTTTCCGGGAGTCGCTGATCGGCGACGCGCTGGACAGCGACAAGCTGGAGAAGGTGCTGAACAAGCACGCCGAGGACGGCTGGGGTCTCAAGGCCATCACCTCCGCCGACGTCAAGGGGCGCATAGGGCCCGGGGCGGTGGAGGGACTGCTGCTGACCTTCGAGCGTGTGCGCGGGTAA
- a CDS encoding sensor histidine kinase → MRLSTRVGLAVGCTVPLLVLASGWLLLHLVARDLHRAEDQHLHERAVAVAPDARSLLRATENGRPRAADTRERKLFSAALDVGVRVVGPDADFRGGPQPGPLVTLPRGTAGPVTVRDGTRSWRALARPLHGTTGTLWVFSADTADRTQVRLVRRRVTLTALLAAPLSGLLAWGLASGASTPLRRLTRRTAGLDPRTSSTRLEERRTGVTEVDELAATLRTVLARYDEQAARTAEALDTARSFSAAAAHELRTPLMSVGTNLDILADHPGLPAADRTEVLADLRREHARLLGLLVMLRELGRGDLVEAEAFRRVDLADVADAAVAEARRRAPDAEITLDADPGLTVHGWEPGLRLLLDNLLGNALAHGRDERGRAWIHLGVRPAADQVLITVDDHGPGVPPDARSRIFERFQRGPDSAGSGLGLTLVAQQAALHRGSVTATDAPDGVGARFEVRLPSGGGALPGRRDWLIGTAGANRSQSFPKEAP, encoded by the coding sequence GTGAGGCTGTCCACCCGTGTCGGCCTTGCCGTCGGCTGTACCGTGCCCCTGCTGGTGCTGGCCTCCGGCTGGCTGCTGCTGCACCTGGTCGCCCGTGACCTGCACCGGGCCGAGGACCAGCATCTGCACGAGCGGGCCGTGGCCGTGGCCCCGGATGCCCGGTCGCTGCTGCGGGCCACGGAGAACGGCCGGCCCAGGGCCGCCGACACCAGGGAACGCAAGCTGTTCAGCGCGGCCCTCGACGTCGGCGTACGCGTCGTGGGACCGGACGCGGACTTCCGTGGCGGTCCGCAGCCCGGCCCGCTGGTGACCCTCCCGAGGGGGACCGCCGGACCGGTCACCGTCCGCGACGGCACCCGCAGCTGGCGGGCCCTGGCCCGGCCCCTCCACGGCACCACCGGCACCCTGTGGGTCTTCTCGGCCGACACCGCCGACCGCACCCAAGTCCGGCTCGTGCGACGCCGTGTGACCCTCACCGCGCTCCTCGCCGCCCCCCTGTCCGGCCTGCTCGCGTGGGGCCTGGCAAGCGGGGCGAGCACCCCGCTGCGTCGTCTCACCCGCCGCACCGCCGGCCTCGACCCGCGCACCAGCAGCACCCGACTGGAGGAGCGGCGCACCGGGGTGACCGAGGTCGACGAGCTGGCCGCCACCCTGCGGACCGTACTCGCCCGCTACGACGAACAGGCCGCCCGCACCGCCGAGGCCCTGGACACCGCCCGGTCGTTCTCCGCCGCCGCGGCGCACGAACTGCGCACCCCGCTGATGAGCGTGGGCACCAACCTCGACATCCTCGCCGACCACCCGGGCCTGCCCGCGGCCGACCGCACCGAGGTCCTCGCCGACCTGCGACGCGAACACGCCCGCCTGCTGGGCCTGCTCGTGATGCTGCGTGAGCTGGGCCGCGGGGACCTGGTGGAGGCGGAGGCGTTCCGCCGGGTCGACCTCGCCGACGTGGCGGACGCGGCCGTCGCCGAGGCCCGCCGCCGGGCCCCGGACGCCGAGATCACCCTGGACGCCGACCCGGGGCTCACCGTGCACGGCTGGGAGCCGGGCCTCAGGCTGCTGCTGGACAACCTGCTCGGCAACGCCCTGGCCCACGGCCGGGACGAGCGGGGCCGGGCGTGGATCCACCTGGGCGTGCGCCCGGCGGCGGACCAGGTCCTGATCACGGTGGACGACCACGGGCCCGGCGTACCGCCCGACGCCCGGAGCCGGATCTTCGAGCGGTTCCAGCGCGGCCCGGACAGCGCGGGCTCCGGGCTCGGTCTCACCCTCGTCGCCCAGCAGGCGGCGCTGCACCGGGGCAGCGTCACGGCGACGGACGCACCGGACGGCGTCGGCGCCCGCTTCGAGGTACGGCTGCCCTCGGGCGGCGGCGCGCTGCCCGGCCGGCGGGACTGGCTCATCGGCACAGCCGGGGCAAACCGGTCACAGAGTTTCCCCAAAGAGGCCCCCTAG
- a CDS encoding GNAT family N-acetyltransferase, whose protein sequence is MPLRQATVSDHGTIVECVQQWWGDSRTPEQARELSLLLPKLFLQFFSGTSLVLEDGSGIYGFLIGFYAADNDTEAYIHFVGVDPKLRGQGVARRLYTAFFQRAAVQGRTEVRAVTSPGNTGSIAFHRAMGFSLESGDSEVDGLPVHTDYDGPGQHRVCFCQKIGL, encoded by the coding sequence ATGCCCCTGCGCCAGGCCACCGTTTCCGACCACGGCACGATCGTCGAGTGCGTACAGCAGTGGTGGGGGGACTCACGCACCCCCGAGCAGGCCCGAGAGCTGTCCCTGCTGCTGCCCAAGCTGTTCTTGCAGTTCTTCTCCGGCACCAGCCTGGTCCTGGAGGACGGCTCGGGGATCTACGGGTTCCTCATCGGCTTCTACGCCGCCGACAACGACACCGAGGCGTACATCCACTTCGTGGGAGTGGACCCCAAGCTGCGCGGACAGGGCGTGGCCCGACGCCTCTACACGGCGTTCTTCCAGCGCGCCGCCGTACAAGGCCGCACGGAGGTCCGTGCGGTCACCTCACCGGGCAACACGGGATCCATCGCGTTCCACCGCGCCATGGGGTTCTCCCTGGAAAGTGGCGACAGCGAGGTCGACGGGCTGCCCGTACACACCGACTATGACGGTCCTGGACAGCACCGGGTGTGCTTCTGCCAGAAGATCGGCCTCTGA
- a CDS encoding SRPBCC family protein, which produces MEWTGARYADKPTVEVRTWIDAPPARVWAVVSDISSMPAMSEELQRVEWLDGADGPAVGARFVGHSRHEAFGEWSTTSHVIECEPERVLAWTVQDPADPSAIWRFRLRPENGGTELSEWMQLGPGRSGLSAAIDRMPEKEQKIVFVRLREFERSIATTLAHIKKRAEA; this is translated from the coding sequence GTGGAGTGGACAGGCGCGCGCTATGCGGACAAACCCACGGTCGAGGTGCGGACCTGGATCGACGCCCCTCCGGCACGGGTGTGGGCAGTGGTCAGCGACATCTCCTCGATGCCGGCCATGAGCGAGGAACTCCAGCGCGTCGAATGGCTCGACGGCGCCGACGGACCGGCCGTGGGCGCCAGGTTCGTCGGGCACAGCAGGCACGAGGCGTTCGGCGAATGGTCTACGACGTCGCATGTGATCGAGTGCGAACCGGAACGGGTCCTCGCCTGGACGGTGCAGGACCCCGCCGACCCTTCCGCGATCTGGCGCTTCCGCCTTCGGCCCGAAAACGGCGGCACGGAACTGTCGGAATGGATGCAGTTGGGCCCCGGGCGTTCCGGGCTGTCGGCCGCGATCGACCGGATGCCGGAGAAGGAGCAGAAGATCGTGTTCGTCCGGCTGCGCGAGTTCGAGCGGAGCATCGCCACGACCCTCGCGCACATCAAGAAGCGGGCGGAGGCGTGA